Proteins from a genomic interval of Euleptes europaea isolate rEulEur1 chromosome 18, rEulEur1.hap1, whole genome shotgun sequence:
- the METTL3 gene encoding N6-adenosine-methyltransferase catalytic subunit, whose protein sequence is MSDTWSSIQAHKKQLDSLRERLQRRRKQEPLDLRNPELALTPPFRSDSPVPSSATPSTATEPGDLVADPELEKKLLHHLSDLGLALPTDALSICHAISTPEAPATQRSVESLLQKFAAQELIEVKRGLLQDDDQPMLVTYADHSKLSAMKGAEVEKKGPAEGGGAGGAKRRAEQEAGLPASTAGAALSASASSEPLKEPPKKSRKQASDLDLEIESLLSQQSTKEQQSKKVSQEILELLNTTTAKEQSIVEKFRSRGRAQVQEFCDYGTKEECMKANDADRPCRKLHFRRIINKHTDESLGDCSFLNTCFHMDTCKYVHYEIDACADLDAPGGRELSSGQELAFPQAVGRDPSVDRLFPPQWICCDIRYLDVSILGKFAVVMADPPWDIHMELPYGTLTDDEMRRLNIPVLQDEGFLFLWVTGRAMELGRECLNLWGYERVDEIIWVKTNQLQRIIRTGRTGHWLNHGKEHCLVGVKGNPQGFNRGLDCDVIVAEVRSTSHKPDEIYGMIERLSPGTRKIELFGRPHNVQPNWITLGNQLDGIHLLDPDVVAQFKQRYPDGIISKPKNM, encoded by the exons atctcagaaacccAGAGTTGGCGCTGACCCCTCCCTTCCGAAGCGACAGCCCGGTTCCTTCGTCGGCCACGCCCAgcactgccactgagccaggggaCTTGGTGGCTGACCCCGAGCTTGAGAAAAAGCTCCTGCACCATCTCTCGGACCTGGGGCTGGCACTGCCCACGGATGCCTTGTCCATCTGCCATGCCATCTCCACG CCTGAAGCCCCCGCCACGCAGCGGAGCGTGGAGAGCCTCCTGCAGAAGTTCGCAGCCCAGGAACTCATCGAGGTGAAACGGGGCCTCCTCCAGGACGACGACCAACCCATGCTGGTCACTTACGCTGACCACTCCAAGCTCTCGGCCATGAAGGGGGCCGAGGTGGAGAAGAAGGGCCCGGCGGAAGGCGGCGGGGCTGGAGGGGCAAAGCGGCGGGCGGAACAGGAGGCCGGGCTCCCCGCTTCAACAGCCGGGGCAGCGCTCTCGGCCTCAGCATCCTCCGAGCCTCTCAAAGAGCCCCCCAAGAAGTCTCGCAAGCAGGCCTCCGATCTGGACCTGGAAATCGAGAGCTTGCTGAGCCAGCAGTCCACGAAGGAGCAGCAGAGCAAGAAG GTGAGCCAGGAGATCCTGGAGCTGCTCAACACGACCACGGCCAAGGAGCAGTCCATTGTGGAGAAGTTCCGCTCGCGGGGCCGTGCCCAAGTGCAGGAGTTCTGCGACTACGGCACGAAGGAGGAGTGCATGAAGGCCAACGATGCCGACCGGCCGTGCCGTAAGCTGCATTTCCG CCGCATCATCAACAAGCACACAGATGAGTCGCTGGGGGACTGCTCCTTCCTCAACACCTGCTTCCACATGGACACCTGCAAATACGTGCACTACGAGATCGACGCTTGCGCTGACCTGGACGCCCCCGGCGGGCGGGAGCTCAGCTCGGGCCAGGAGCTGGCCTTCCCCCAGGCCgtggggagggaccccagtgtGGACCGCCTCTTCCCCCCGCAG TGGATCTGCTGCGACATTCGCTACCTGGACGTCAGCATCTTGGGCAAGTTTGCCGTGGTGATGGCCGACCCTCCCTGGGACATACACATGGAGCTGCCCTACGGAACGCTCACCGATGACGAGATGAGGCGCCTCAACATCCCCGTGCTGCAGGACGAGGGCTTCCTCTTCCTCTGGGTCACCGGCCG GGCCATGGAGCTGGGCCGAGAGTGCCTCAATCTTTGGGG GTACGAGCGGGTGGACGAGATAATTTGGGTGAAAACCAACCAGCTACAACGCATCATCAGGACGGGGCGCACAGGCCATTGGTTGAACCACGGCAAGGAGCACTGCTTG GTTGGGGTGAAAGGAAACCCCCAGGGCTTCAACCGAGGTCTCGACTGCGATGTCATCGTGGCAGAG GTGCGCTCCACCAGCCACAAGCCAGACGAGATCTATGGCATGATCGAGCGCCTCTCGCCTGGGACGCGCAAGATTGAGCTCTTTGGACGACCCCACAACGTCCAGCCCAATTG GATCACCCTTGGCAACCAGCTAGATGGAATCCACTTGCTGGACCCCGATGTGGTAGCCCAGTTCAAGCAACGGTACCCAGATGGGATTATCTCCAAGCCGAAGAACATGTAG
- the TOX4 gene encoding TOX high mobility group box family member 4 translates to MEFPGGNENYLAISGTTHPFLSGAETFHTPSLGDEEFEIPPIALDADPSLAVSDVVGHFEDLGDPVTAQDTSFSAQYGVQALDIPVGIGHGLMEQGGGLLSGGLAMDLDHPMGTQYSANPPVTIDVPMTDLMGHSQLTTIDQSELSSQLGLSLGGGAILPPATQSPEERLSPTPSPTSSMHEEEPEEIRRQVSTAKPVPVTSAAVTPVAAVPTVVLDVGKKQKPTKKQKKKKDPNEPQKPVSAYALFFRDTQAAIKGQNPSATFGEVSKIVASMWDSLGEEQKQVYKRKTEAAKKEYLQALAAYRDNQECQTVVETVELDPVPSLPQPAAPDITATPSPAPTPPTPPTLESPPPAVVPAQPTVVVTSAAGPPSAGQTSITKIIIPKQMLPPSLAVTSQGGVVTVIPAAMMTSRGIQLSQLQTGTGTTQIVTRSVLAAAAAAASSMHLPRLQPPPLQQMPQQPPAQPVTILQQPPPLQAMQQPPLQQKVRLNLQQPPPPLQIKILPPPALQIQPLALRTEETSPERPAPELQASPEPVEMITADVVPEVESPMHVELVSESPVVLSPRPRCVRVGCDNPPVANNDWDNEYCSSECVVKHCRDVFLAWLASRNSNNVVFVK, encoded by the exons ttCCCTGGTGGAAATGAGAATTACCTGGCTATCAGCGGGACAACCCACCCCTTCCTTTCGGGAGCCGAG ACCTTCCACACGCCAAGCCTTGGGGATGAGGAGTTCGAGATCCCCCCCATCGCGCTGGACGCTGACCCCTCCCTGGCCGTTTCCGACGTGGTGGGCCACTTTGAGGACCTGGGCGACCCCGTGACCGCCCAGGACACCAGCTTCTCGGCCCAGTATGGAGTGCAGGCGCTTGACATCCCCGTGGGCATTGGCCATGGCCTCATGGAGCAAGGGGGCGGGCTCCTGAGCGGTGGGCTGGCCATG GACTTGGATCATCCGATGGGGACGCAGTACAGTGCCAACCCGCCGGTGACCATCGACGTGCCCATGACGGACTTAATGGGGCACAGCCAGCTGACCACCATTGACCAATCAGAGCTCAGCTCTCAGCTGGGGCTCAGCCTGGGGGGCGGGGCCATTCTGCCCCCGGCCACCCAGTCGCCCGAGGAGCGGCTCTCGCCCACCCCCTCGCCCACCAGTTCCATGCACGAGGAAGAGCCGGAGGAGATCAGGCGG CAAGTCTCCACCGCTAAACCCGTTCCGGTCACTTCGGCAGCGGTGACGCCCGTGGCGGCGGTGCCCACGGTGGTGCTGGACGTGGGAAAGAAGCAGAAGCCGaccaagaagcagaagaagaagaaagacccCAACGAGCCCCAGAAGCCCGTCTCGGCCTACGCCTTGTTCTTCCGGGACACGCAGGCGGCCATCAAGGGGCAGAACCCCAGCGCGACCTTCGGCGAGGTCTCCAAGATCGTGGCCTCCATGTGGGACAGCTTGGGGGAGGAGCAGAAGCAA gTTTACAAGCGGAAAACAGAGGCAGCGAAAAAGGAGTATCTACAAGCACTAGCGGCCTATCGAGACAACCAGGAGTGTCAG ACGGTCGTGGAAACTGTGGAACTGGACCCGGTCCCCTCGCTGCCCCAGCCGGCAGCTCCTGACATCACGGCCACCCCTTCACCGGCCCCTACGCCGCCCACCCCACCGACGCTTGAGAGCCCCCCTCCAGCTGTGGTGCCAGCCCAGCCCACCGTGGTGGTGACCTCGGCGGCAGGGCCCCCGTCGGCCGGCCAGACCAGCATCACCAAGATCATCATCCCCAAGCAGATGCTGCCCCCCTCGCTGGCAGTGACGTCCCAAGGGGGCGTGGTGACGGTCATCCCCGCAGCCATGATGACCTCCCGGGGGATCCAGCTGAGCCAGCTGCAGACCGGGACGGGGACCACCCAGATCGTCACCCGCTCGGTCTTGGCCGcagcggccgccgccgcctcatCAATGCACCTGCCGCGgctccagccccctcccctccagcagaTGCCCCAGCAGCCTCCGGCCCAGCCGGTCACGATCCTCCAGCAGCCACCGCCCCTGCAAGCCATGCAGCAGCCCCCCCTCCAGCAGAAGGTGCGCCTGAACCTGCAGCAGCCGCCGCCCCCCTTGCAGATCAAGATCCTGCCCCCGCCCGCCCTGCAGATCCAGCCCCTGGCCCTGCGGACGGAGGAGACCAGCCCCGAGAGACCCGCCCCTGAGCTTCAGGCATCCCCGGAACCCGTCGAGATGATCACTGCCGATGTTGTGCCGGAG GTGGAGTCTCCGATGCACGTGGAGCTGGTGTCCGAATCCCCTGTGGTCTTGTCCCCGCGCCCTCGCTGCGTCCGTGTTGGATGCGACAACCCGCCAGTGGCCAACAACGACTGGGACAATGAGTACTGCAGCAGCGAGTGCGTGGTGAAGCACTGCAG GGATGTATTTCTAGCCTGGCTGGCCTCCCGCAATTCAAACAACGTTGTCTTTGTCAAATAA